In the genome of Deltaproteobacteria bacterium, the window GGCGGCGGTGTGATCCACGTGATCGTGTACGGGGTGAACGTCGGGGCGCAGAGCTACTGGGACGCGCTCGCGACGATCGTCGGCCGGACGCGCGGCGCGCTCATCATGACGCCCAGCGCGTCCATGGTGCTCACCGGGCGCGCGGCCCTCGAGGCGTCGGGCGGGGTGGCGGCCGAGGACGAGGTGGCGATCGGCGGCTTCGAGCGAGTCATGGGACCGAACGGCGAGGCGCACTACTACGCGAGCGATCTCGCCGCCGCCGCGCACACGCTCGACGAGCACTACCGCTACACGTACGTGGTGCCGGGCGAGGCGGGACCCCGCCGGCACCGGACGACGGACCCCGTCAGCCGAGACATTCGGAAGTATCCGTACCCGCCGGAGCAGGACCACGGGTTCGCGACCGTGGGCGAGATCTTCGACGACGGCACCAACCCGGGTCGGAAACGGCCGTTCGCCATGCGCGCGGTCATGCGTGCGCTCATCGACCAGGACGGCGGCCACCTCGAGCGGTGGCGCTCGTGGGCCGGCGCGGAGTCGGCGATCGTGTGGGACGCGCACCTGGGCGGTGTGCCGGTCTGCCTGATCGGGATCGAGAGCCAGAACGTCCCGCGCGAAGGCAATCGACCGCTCGATGGCCCAGCGGCGTGGAACGCCGGCACGCTGTTCCCCCTCTCGTCCAGGAAGGTGGCCCGCGCCCTCGACGCGGCGAGCGGCAACCGCCCGGTCGTCATCCTCGCCAACCTCTCCGGCTTCGACGGCTCCCCGGAGTCGCTGCGCAAGCTGCAGCTCGAGCACGGTGCCGAGATCGCGCGCGCCGTCGTGCACTTCGATGGGCCGCTGCTCTTCCTCGTGGTCTCGCGCTACCACGGCGGGGCGTACGTCGTCTTCTCCAAGTCGCTCAATCCGCGGCTGCGCGCCATGGCGCTCACCGGATCGTACGCCTCGGTGATCGGCGGCAGCGCCGCCGCCGCGGTCGTCTTCACGCGGGAGGTGCGGGCGCGGGCGGCCGCCGACCCGACGGTGCGGCGTGCCGGCGAGGCGCTCCGCGCCGAGTCGCCGCCCGCCGCACGCGACGAGTACGAGCTCACGCTGGCCGAGGCGACGGGCGCGGCACAGGCGGCGGTCGCTGCGGAGTTCGACGCCGTCCACACCGTCGAGCGCGCGTGCCGGGTGGGGTCGCTGGACGAGATCATCGAGCCGCGCAGGATGCGGCCCGCGCTGATCCGCGCGCTCCGTGAGAGCCGCGGGTGCGTCAGCCGACCAGACGAGCTCGCGACGTTCGTCGCAGAGCCGTGACACGTTGCCGCCGCGCTCGTTGCCTCGTATGGATCGGGCGTTGGCGGCCATCTGCGATCATCTGCTCTGGGGCGCCGCGGATCTCGACCAGGCGATCGCCGCGCTCGCCGAACGCACCGCGGTTCGCGCCACCCCGGGTGGGCGGCATCCCGACCTCGGGACCCACAACGCGATTGCGGCGCTCGGCCGCAAGCGGTTCCTGGAGATCATCGCTCCCGATCCGACGCTGCAGCCCGGCGCGCTCGCCCGGCGGCTCGCCAGCTTGAAGATGCCCACGTTGATCATGTGGGCCGCGCGCACGCCGAGCGCCGCCGACACGGTCGCGCGGGCGGAGGCGGCCGGCTATCAGGCGGCTGTCATCGAGGGACACCGGCGCCGCCCCGACGGCATGGTCGTGCGCTGGAAGAACGTCTTCGTGTCCGGTCACCGCGCCGGAACGCTGGTGCCCTTCTTCATCGAATGGAACGGCGAATCGCACCCCGCGGACGACGCCCCCAGGGGCCTGCGGCTCCAGACGCTCCGTGCCGAGACGCCGCAAGCCGAGGCGCTGCGCGCCGTGCTGAAGGCGCTCGACGTACGTCTTGCGGTTCGCGCGGCGTCCAGCGCCCGGCTCGTCGCCGTGCTCGATACGCCGCGCGGCCGAATCGAGCTGGCGGGATCCTAGCCGTTGAGGCGCCTACAGCCGGATCCCGAAATAGTCGAGGAAGCGCTGGTTGTAGTCCTGATCGGAAAGATCATCGCCCATCGCGACCCACTGCTCGTCGCTGATCTTGCGGCGACCTTGGAACAGGCCGAGCGCGTCCCGCCCGACGGGCCAACGAAGGCGGTACTCCTCGCTCGTGATGGCGGCGAGGATGGTCTCGGCCACATCGTCGGGCTGGGCGGGATCGCGGAAGCCGGCCGCGAAGAGCTTGCCGTTGCGGCGCATGATGGGTTGGTATGGCGAGGTCTTGTCGTAGCGGGTTGCCGCGGCGGAGTTCTCGAAGATGCTCGTCATGACGACCCCGGGCTCCACGTTGACCACGCGCACGCCGAAGCGGCGCACCTCGTGGGCGAG includes:
- a CDS encoding VOC family protein; the protein is MDRALAAICDHLLWGAADLDQAIAALAERTAVRATPGGRHPDLGTHNAIAALGRKRFLEIIAPDPTLQPGALARRLASLKMPTLIMWAARTPSAADTVARAEAAGYQAAVIEGHRRRPDGMVVRWKNVFVSGHRAGTLVPFFIEWNGESHPADDAPRGLRLQTLRAETPQAEALRAVLKALDVRLAVRAASSARLVAVLDTPRGRIELAGS